In Lineus longissimus chromosome 5, tnLinLong1.2, whole genome shotgun sequence, the genomic stretch ACAAGTGACCTTCATAACTTCTTCAAATAAGATAGCAAACTTTTAGCCAAGTGGGTATCCCCACATGTACAAAACCAAGAGCAACAATTGACATTTTAGGCAAAAGCAAGCTCATTTGTATTGTAACAGACTGATGAATTTGTTTTGATGAAAGGAATTGCTCATACTGTTTTTGCTATCATCCATCACAAATCACCCTCTGAAAATCCCGCCGACGGAGAATCTCAGCAACTTACCTCAGTTGTACAGTCGTTCAAAACTTCTTTCAGGAACTAGAGTAAGAGTCACACAACAACTGCCACTTCAAGGCAGAATTATCTGTGTATAATGTAGCTGTATGGTAAATACATTCTTTGGTGTTTGTGATGGACTAAGCAAAAATAGTATGAGTCAATAAAACTAATTATCCTTGCAAACTGTCAAGCCATGTATGGTTAATCTTTGTGGTAAAGACTTTAACTGGTAATTAACATGATGAGACTTCAGTTCAACTTCAAACTCCAAAAACATGTATTCAGAAGACTTCTCATACTTCGACACTCAATGTGAAAGATGTTCTTACAAGTTAGCAGCAACATCAATGCTGCTTATCAGGCTCGTACCCCCAAATCTGCTGCTCCTTTGTATTGAAATCTTTACCACTCAACTTATTCCAACAAATGCTTATTGACAGATTGCAAGGAATTTGGGGGACATATCTTTGGTGGCATCTCTCAATCATGATTGTGatagcaaaaatatttttggaaacCACCCTACCTGTGACTGGCCAGTGTCACTGTCGTTGGATGACTGATGCCCTTGAGATGAGGATCCGCCTGGAATTGGACCCGATATTGGCACAGACCCTGACAAAGCAGGTTCCTGTTTTATATTGAGATTTTGTTGTTCAATACTAGCGTCCATCGCGGATGTACTGAGTGGGAAAAATGTATCTGAGGCAGTGGAAGAGACTGATTGTGACGCGGCAGTAGCGCTGGCTGAACTGCGCCACCTATCGGTTATATCTGAGTGTATGTTACCGAGTTTATTCACAGGCGATCTTTGAGTAGGAGACGAGAGAGTCATTGGAGGCGTACGGACGGTTTCTTGGCGATATGGGTGATGTCGAAATTGTGCGGAATGGGATTCTTGCTCCATTGGTTGCTGCTCGGACAGCGAGATGATATTCGATAAACCAAAGTCATGTTGCTCTACCGAGAGGTCAAGAGTTGGAGGAGAATCTGGAATTTCTATCACATTTTGTTGAACGGTTCCACCGATTCGAGACTTGTTCTGAAAGAGGGGCAAAGATACAAGTTGGTATTATATGAAAGAGATTAAGAAACAATTCATTCCAAAAGATATCTATTGGACTCGATGTTCTGACCAAAACTTGGACAACTTATAGCAATGGAACTGATTTTTTAAAGTTGAGCTGGTTGTTTGATTAACTTCCTCAATAACTTCTTAATGATATCAATCATCAGTCACTAGCTTGTCAGTTAAATTACCTGTTGTAAACTCCGCACACTCTTCCTGGTCTGCTCATGTGACCGTCTTTCATTGTCCAACACACGCACATGAGACTCAATATTTTCTTTTAACCGAGAAATCTCCGCATTCAGATCTGAAGTCTCTCGCACCAATTGGTTCTGTAACTTTTGCACCAAATTATCTTTGATATGAATCTCTTCCTGTTTTAACATAAGTTCTGATTTTAACTTTGTAATCTCACTTTGGTAATTGAGGAGTTTTTCATGGTTTTGTAACTGTTCGTGTCGCGCCCGTTCCAACTGCTGCATGTGGGAAGACAAGTCTGACTGGACCCGATTCAACATGTCCGAAGTGTTCGTCAACTCCTGCTGACAACGTGATAAAACTAGTTCCTTCTGATTCAACTGTTCCTGTAACTTTGACGTATCATCTGGACTCACAACTTGATCATTGAGCATGCTCAGTTGCTGTTTTCTGGTTTCAAGTTGCCGTTCAGCAATGTCTATTTGATTTTCTTTCACAGTTAATTCTGCCTGGTATTTGGTTAGTAAACTAAAAAGTGATGTCCAGGCCTTGCTCAAGTCAGTTCCTCTTGAGTGTAGGTCATTTTGCATCACTTTCAGAGGATCATCAACGGTTTGAGGTGATGATGACGGTGGAATGTCCTTCAGCAGGACTGGCACATGGTCTGTAACTTCAGACATAATCGAATTTTCTGACGACTCCATCATCATGTTTAGAATCCTGAAAAGAAGGCAATAAAGTTCAAATAATGATCAAATCTGAACGTATAATGGACAGAGTACCGGAGTCGGAGGGCCAGCGACAACAAACCAGCAGCAGACAAAATACTGTGTGGTGGCAAATATCCCCCTCCCCGTCTCCCCGTCAAAAATCGTATGCCAGACAATTTCCTATTGGGACTGCACATCCCGTTACACCACTAGAGAGGTGAACTCGTAGACTTTTTCCTAGAGATCACAGCCATTCGACACGCAATAACGACTAGATCACAAAAATATTCTATATTTCGTGGGGTTCATCGCATGCTACACATATTAAGGGTACCTTGTAGCTTGTAATCATATCAAAAAAACGTTGCATTTAGTTATAGAAAGGTGTATTTGTAAGTAAGTCATGTAAGTAGAATGCTGCCCACGCCATTTTGGCTTTGTTTAATTTAATTGACTGCGCATGCTCAATTCGTCCTTTTCTCAACAATAGTTTAGTTTTTAAACACTAGATGTCACTAGTTCGGCGGCGGATCTGGAATCCGTACAACAAAGTTTATTTACTGTCGAAGAAAAGAAGTGAAAATGAACGTGAAATTTGTATCGCAAAAAATCAGCAAAATTCGCTGGAAGCCGGTTCTAGAACAGGGTTTACATACCTCTGACACGTTTGCCACTGGTAGCTGGGACTGTGAGGTGATTTTGAGCAGTTGATATTGTGTGTAACTGCTGGAAAAGTGGCCAGAAATGGGGTGTAATTTAAAAGACTAATTTCATACAGTAACagtgtgtctcaaaaaaattgttccGTTGTTCTAGTTGTCATTTCTATAAAAAAATAATGTTGCATTGTAATATTGGAAATTTCAATTGCATGATTGGGGGAAACTTACGCAAGTTGTGCACCTAAAGTTAGCCATTGCCTGAACAATAGTAAGGCCTGAATCATATAGTGGCCCGATTGCATGGATATGAGGTCAAGTCCTGAATGGCTGAAAGGCTGATCGGATTTGTAAACCTTGCTATTTGTATCTGAAATTTCATACTTGCCCTCGCTTTTCACTTCAGCCAGCTTCAAACCATGTCAGTATCTGGGTGTTGGATACAGAAGACAAGAGAATTGATGCACACGGAGATGGTGTTCCAGACAATGACCCTCGGCTAGTGTGTAACGCCCTCCATGATGGAGATGTCATGGATCTTCAGGTAAATTACTAGTATAAGTCTTACTTAAACTAACTGAATACCAACATAATTTGCCAGCTCATTGCACTCTCATAAGTCTAAGAACTGTACACTATTTGCATTTGTCTTTCTTTCAGTATATGACTCAGGATGTGTTGGTTAGTGCAGGATCAACCGGGAATGTAACAGTGTACAAACACAACAGTAACACACATGTATGTATGATTTCTCACCAATTTCACCTGCAGAGGGTCGACCATCAAGAAAGTCTTAAAAAGGCAAATTTAAAGGCGGTTTAAATGAAAGTTCCTGCTGATCATGCCTCCTTCCCCTGGCCGATTACAGAGTCACTTGGCCATTAAATAAACCCAGTTGGCAGTGTGTGCCCAACGGTATAGTCATACTTGTAGTGGTATGCATTTAAAAGGCAAATCCTGACAGAGCATTACTGCTTTTCATTCAGCAGAATGCAGATTCTTTTTGAGTTGTCAGTTGCTTTCATGTCACATGAATAACAAAACTAATCCATGTTCTTTCATCACTTGCAGACTTTAGCCACACAGCAGACATGGCAGAGAGCCCATCACCACATTAGCGGCTACGCCCCAGCCACAAGTGTAGCGACACGAGATTCAGACTTGGTGGTCTCCGGTGGTGAAGATGGAAGAATCAATGTGCTCAAAGTTGGACAAAAACAACCAGAAAGAATCATTGGTCAGTGCAGCATTTGAGATTATGGCAGTCTGTCTTTTGATATTTTCCAAAGCTCTTCTCCATATCTTTAGTCCTGTCGTGGATATGAAGTGACGTGTCCTTCCTAGGTCTTGCTGTGATCCCCTGGGTTTTTCTTGACATCAGTGTCTGCAGACCGGAATGGCTGTTGTATATCCTAGAGCAGGAGATGTCCTTGCTTGATGTGTTATAGTGTGTGCACTGCCTTACACCTATTTTGTTGTGATGGTTCACATTTGTACTTCCAGATAAAGCAGACAGCTCGACTATAAATGCCCTCACATTCCTGAAACATTTTGAAGTGATTGCCATCAACTCAATCGGACAGTTAAAAGTCTGGGATCTAAGAACAGACGGCAATGAACCAGCAAGGATATTCAAGCTGTAAGTTCACTATAACACGTAGGTTGTTTGGTGTagctatacagtagaacctcgcttagcggacacctctctagtaaggacaacctctctagtaaggatattagctttggtcccaaattggttgtttccattcaacttgacctctctaatcaggacacctctatattaaagacagcacttgtcagtcccaagggtgtcctgaatagagaggttctactgtatataaagATAACTTTGGGAGTGAAAAGTACTATCCTTTATAGATTTTGGGATATTTCATAACATGACTAGTGCCACTTCAACTAGGTGTTCGGAAGGTGTCCTTTTCTTTGACAGTCACGGGCCAAAGTATTGGTAACAATGTTCATGGAATGCCAAATGTGAATTCATTAGCCATATTCTCCAGACcagaaaaattgaatttgacttGGCTGTTTCCTTGTAGCACTGGTGATAAAATGATCCCACTGCACTGTGTGGACAAACACCCTACCCAGCCCCACATTGTAGCCACAGGAGGCCAGGATGGTAATCTCTGCACTTGGGACATGAGGCAGGAGAAATGCCCAGTGACCCTGATGGAGGGACACTCATCAGACAGTAAGTTACAGGTGTTAAAACCTTTTTTTAGagaagcctcatagcctagtgttTAAtattgctggctaccacacgATAGGGCCAAAGATCAATCCTTGGGAAAACCTAGGATTGCATTTCTAGAAGGGGAATGtatttcaaggaactaaaatatCTGGCTCTACGCAGTCCTTCGATTGAGACGATGTGGTCATAATCTGGATGGGTGACTGGCACGTATAATACACTCACTATCGTTACATCTCTGTTTTCAGTGTGGGAGGTGCGGTTCCATCGTTCAAACCCAAATCACCTGTTTACATGCTCTGAAGACGGCACTGTATGGCATTGGGATTGTAGTGGAGTGACGTCATCCATGCCTATCACAACCGGGGTGGGACTAGGAGGTAGGTACTGTCGTAGAAATATACTTATTGCTATGTCTATAACTGCTCTTGAATATTCCTACTTTAAATTTCTACGAGCCTTGCAAGAACTTGGCCTTTGTCACATAGAGAGTAGTAAAGGATCCTACTACACATGTTAATATCTGTAAAAACTTTAGTTCTGCTTTAAGTGTATCTTAATCTGAATGCTGACCTTTTGCAGGGACTGTACCTCACTCTGCCCCTCGGCCGGCCGTGTCAGCTGGGAATCCATGGACAACGAACGAATCAACCAAACATCGCATGGAGATCAATGACATTCTCCCAGGCGATAACAACATGCCAATTAATACGCTGGATATCAATGGAAACACTTTGATATGTGGAAGTGATAACGAAGCCATCTTCATCATTCCAGGATTGGCCTTACGGTAGCTGCACTTTGGAATATAAATGTCTTATGACCTATAGACTGGTTGAAAAACATTTCACTCGTGACTTAAGGACAGCAGCATGCTAGTTCAATGAGAGCTGAAATAGAAGACACCGGCTGACTCTTGTACTTTCTTG encodes the following:
- the LOC135488797 gene encoding uncharacterized protein LOC135488797 isoform X2, whose amino-acid sequence is MMMESSENSIMSEVTDHVPVLLKDIPPSSSPQTVDDPLKVMQNDLHSRGTDLSKAWTSLFSLLTKYQAELTVKENQIDIAERQLETRKQQLSMLNDQVVSPDDTSKLQEQLNQKELVLSRCQQELTNTSDMLNRVQSDLSSHMQQLERARHEQLQNHEKLLNYQSEITKLKSELMLKQEEIHIKDNLVQKLQNQLVRETSDLNAEISRLKENIESHVRVLDNERRSHEQTRKSVRSLQQNKSRIGGTVQQNVIEIPDSPPTLDLSVEQHDFGLSNIISLSEQQPMEQESHSAQFRHHPYRQETVRTPPMTLSSPTQRSPVNKLGNIHSDITDRWRSSASATAASQSVSSTASDTFFPLSTSAMDASIEQQNLNIKQEPALSGSVPISGPIPGGSSSQGHQSSNDSDTGQSQLQWPDNGNQSFFPQQEYTSSHVIAQDQVAYQSLARQSLRLVMFSIPGCVGFDSGRHFHPTVIESTLQKYIRSLVKVLIEKCKDDDADREPDPLELEWLAKKIVEKYPQFKDPDPDNSHMSSTLWVSGTAQDPSFSVSDEHGNLVPVVLSTAPEEAFMPKKQALSERERMISYRQKLKEDVEKYAAYKDRDARKKRERRRNMTEEAKNLQRERDRQRKREKREAVRNEFERKKSELDEFDDTTKNLLKIAKKQWAEGDNLERNPACLSSHASFVSGMDVSLDDSMSQDIASSSIKESDQETGRSGVDLFQPMFFQPLKVEPEEQDEEEV
- the LOC135488797 gene encoding uncharacterized protein LOC135488797 isoform X1 → MMMESSENSIMSEVTDHVPVLLKDIPPSSSPQTVDDPLKVMQNDLHSRGTDLSKAWTSLFSLLTKYQAELTVKENQIDIAERQLETRKQQLSMLNDQVVSPDDTSKLQEQLNQKELVLSRCQQELTNTSDMLNRVQSDLSSHMQQLERARHEQLQNHEKLLNYQSEITKLKSELMLKQEEIHIKDNLVQKLQNQLVRETSDLNAEISRLKENIESHVRVLDNERRSHEQTRKSVRSLQQNKSRIGGTVQQNVIEIPDSPPTLDLSVEQHDFGLSNIISLSEQQPMEQESHSAQFRHHPYRQETVRTPPMTLSSPTQRSPVNKLGNIHSDITDRWRSSASATAASQSVSSTASDTFFPLSTSAMDASIEQQNLNIKQEPALSGSVPISGPIPGGSSSQGHQSSNDSDTGQSQLQWPDNGNQSFFPQQEYTSSHVIAQDQVAYQSLARQSLRLVMFSIPGCVGFDSGRHFHPTVIESTLQKYIRSLVKVLIEKCKDDDADREPDPLELEWLAKKIVEKYPQFKDPDPDNSHMSSTLWVSGTAQDPSFSVSDEHGNLVPVVLSTAPEEAFMPKKQALSERERMISYRQKLKEDVEKYAAYKDRDARKKRERRRNMTEEAKNLQRERDRQRKREKREAVRNEFERKKSELDEFDDTTKNLLKIAKKQWAEGDNLERNPACLSSHASFVSGMDVSLDDSMSQDIASSSIKESDQETGRSGVDLFQPMFFQPLKVEPEGNASAESYGPIGKFPYERRIIMNKVYKYL
- the LOC135488797 gene encoding transcriptional regulator ovo-like isoform X7; protein product: MMMESSENSIMSEVTDHVPVLLKDIPPSSSPQTVDDPLKVMQNDLHSRGTDLSKAWTSLFSLLTKYQAELTVKENQIDIAERQLETRKQQLSMLNDQVVSPDDTSKLQEQLNQKELVLSRCQQELTNTSDMLNRVQSDLSSHMQQLERARHEQLQNHEKLLNYQSEITKLKSELMLKQEEIHIKDNLVQKLQNQLVRETSDLNAEISRLKENIESHVRVLDNERRSHEQTRKSVRSLQQNKSRIGGTVQQNVIEIPDSPPTLDLSVEQHDFGLSNIISLSEQQPMEQESHSAQFRHHPYRQETVRTPPMTLSSPTQRSPVNKLGNIHSDITDRWRSSASATAASQSVSSTASDTFFPLSTSAMDASIEQQNLNIKQEPALSGSVPISGPIPGGSSSQGHQSSNDSDTGQSQQYAVQGLTDTTRFHQPGIAYNTSFPGNYLDIPQNRPYAGDHKKINSQVAKNNESDGQVAKIDESGYQSVDQQDTVIEKCPVCNAKFTRGSGALLEHIQTHNSAFDIKRHTCKECGQRFSYGWVLQRHIREVHNKEKRSYYRCKVCAASFSAKKLFLEHIANNVPCSNYFAGFLAGDFDAKDTDQSRTLKS
- the LOC135488797 gene encoding uncharacterized protein LOC135488797 isoform X3, encoding MMMESSENSIMSEVTDHVPVLLKDIPPSSSPQTVDDPLKVMQNDLHSRGTDLSKAWTSLFSLLTKYQAELTVKENQIDIAERQLETRKQQLSMLNDQVVSPDDTSKLQEQLNQKELVLSRCQQELTNTSDMLNRVQSDLSSHMQQLERARHEQLQNHEKLLNYQSEITKLKSELMLKQEEIHIKDNLVQKLQNQLVRETSDLNAEISRLKENIESHVRVLDNERRSHEQTRKSVRSLQQNKSRIGGTVQQNVIEIPDSPPTLDLSVEQHDFGLSNIISLSEQQPMEQESHSAQFRHHPYRQETVRTPPMTLSSPTQRSPVNKLGNIHSDITDRWRSSASATAASQSVSSTASDTFFPLSTSAMDASIEQQNLNIKQEPALSGSVPISGPIPGGSSSQGHQSSNDSDTGQSQMSSTLWVSGTAQDPSFSVSDEHGNLVPVVLSTAPEEAFMPKKQALSERERMISYRQKLKEDVEKYAAYKDRDARKKRERRRNMTEEAKNLQRERDRQRKREKREAVRNEFERKKSELDEFDDTTKNLLKIAKKQWAEGDNLERNPACLSSHASFVSGMDVSLDDSMSQDIASSSIKESDQETGRSGVDLFQPMFFQPLKVEPEGNASAESYGPIGKFPYERRIIMNKVYKYL
- the LOC135488797 gene encoding early growth response protein 1-like isoform X5, which produces MMMESSENSIMSEVTDHVPVLLKDIPPSSSPQTVDDPLKVMQNDLHSRGTDLSKAWTSLFSLLTKYQAELTVKENQIDIAERQLETRKQQLSMLNDQVVSPDDTSKLQEQLNQKELVLSRCQQELTNTSDMLNRVQSDLSSHMQQLERARHEQLQNHEKLLNYQSEITKLKSELMLKQEEIHIKDNLVQKLQNQLVRETSDLNAEISRLKENIESHVRVLDNERRSHEQTRKSVRSLQQNKSRIGGTVQQNVIEIPDSPPTLDLSVEQHDFGLSNIISLSEQQPMEQESHSAQFRHHPYRQETVRTPPMTLSSPTQRSPVNKLGNIHSDITDRWRSSASATAASQSVSSTASDTFFPLSTSAMDASIEQQNLNIKQEPALSGSVPISGPIPGGSSSQGHQSSNDSDTGQSQFVSSASCLQPIDQMFYTSTLSQPDVLGGVFPVSSPQHYQTKQSQPGGRNFRSPLNPTPQHSLRQSQPGGECLKAQISPLEPASRSSFIVSPQEVLRSQPERPYLPVSPTTSSKPDFPTPFVQLFQKTQPEIQNLPVSQTSTSDTDFSSSLTTPLIQSKKFTCEFCHKSFSLSHHLVSHKRIHTGEKPYVCRICGRRFSQPHNKRRHEIFMHSRNMRVECITQLD
- the LOC135488797 gene encoding zinc finger protein with KRAB and SCAN domains 1-like isoform X6 codes for the protein MMMESSENSIMSEVTDHVPVLLKDIPPSSSPQTVDDPLKVMQNDLHSRGTDLSKAWTSLFSLLTKYQAELTVKENQIDIAERQLETRKQQLSMLNDQVVSPDDTSKLQEQLNQKELVLSRCQQELTNTSDMLNRVQSDLSSHMQQLERARHEQLQNHEKLLNYQSEITKLKSELMLKQEEIHIKDNLVQKLQNQLVRETSDLNAEISRLKENIESHVRVLDNERRSHEQTRKSVRSLQQNKSRIGGTVQQNVIEIPDSPPTLDLSVEQHDFGLSNIISLSEQQPMEQESHSAQFRHHPYRQETVRTPPMTLSSPTQRSPVNKLGNIHSDITDRWRSSASATAASQSVSSTASDTFFPLSTSAMDASIEQQNLNIKQEPALSGSVPISGPIPGGSSSQGHQSSNDSDTGQSQFNVDAIATRVLEEMDGSCTTGYIGNPPFPPDLNQPMQSPPWGHGNRVSSDMPSPPRPWSTGSSVNSSCSYSGRSPGSVNRSPDIRSPLPWNSGIASKTSPDLSVPNHTCKYCGKSYTVHHHLVRHLRIHTGSSNFECCHCGQAFTHQHVLANHIRIHTGEKPFMCSLCGKRFTQNAGLRYHRLHVCKAPMPQ
- the LOC135488797 gene encoding uncharacterized protein LOC135488797 isoform X4 — its product is MMMESSENSIMSEVTDHVPVLLKDIPPSSSPQTVDDPLKVMQNDLHSRGTDLSKAWTSLFSLLTKYQAELTVKENQIDIAERQLETRKQQLSMLNDQVVSPDDTSKLQEQLNQKELVLSRCQQELTNTSDMLNRVQSDLSSHMQQLERARHEQLQNHEKLLNYQSEITKLKSELMLKQEEIHIKDNLVQKLQNQLVRETSDLNAEISRLKENIESHVRVLDNERRSHEQTRKSVRSLQQNKSRIGGTVQQNVIEIPDSPPTLDLSVEQHDFGLSNIISLSEQQPMEQESHSAQFRHHPYRQETVRTPPMTLSSPTQRSPVNKLGNIHSDITDRWRSSASATAASQSVSSTASDTFFPLSTSAMDASIEQQNLNIKQEPALSGSVPISGPIPGGSSSQGHQSSNDSDTGQSQFMTESGFFPRERQHSYGGFRMLSSQGSGPESSRTTTCPLPPRTTSLYGLLPGVQTVSTNSIAGLIQGVQHFHSGGYSESNSTWRISCGKLADIELQKTGQSQGETKLGTVSAQVGTSSKRTIAEVASLPQKKACLEGAVSHASSRTGEIHVAMKETEIPIPAKVATEPVNEFLCELCHKGFQTRANLRMHKVMKHRVESTPRDYKCPYCGESVPPSGMKQHLARH
- the LOC135488114 gene encoding nucleoporin Nup43-like, with product MNVKFVSQKISKIRWKPVLEQGLHTSDTFATGSWDCEPASNHVSIWVLDTEDKRIDAHGDGVPDNDPRLVCNALHDGDVMDLQYMTQDVLVSAGSTGNVTVYKHNSNTHTLATQQTWQRAHHHISGYAPATSVATRDSDLVVSGGEDGRINVLKVGQKQPERIIDKADSSTINALTFLKHFEVIAINSIGQLKVWDLRTDGNEPARIFKLTGDKMIPLHCVDKHPTQPHIVATGGQDGNLCTWDMRQEKCPVTLMEGHSSDMWEVRFHRSNPNHLFTCSEDGTVWHWDCSGVTSSMPITTGVGLGGTVPHSAPRPAVSAGNPWTTNESTKHRMEINDILPGDNNMPINTLDINGNTLICGSDNEAIFIIPGLALR